Proteins from a genomic interval of Chroococcidiopsis thermalis PCC 7203:
- a CDS encoding NAD(P)H-quinone oxidoreductase subunit 4 — protein MFPEQVPWLSIITLLPLVASLAIPLIPDSKGIVRWYALGVGIADFCIMLYAFWQHFDLQNSTYQLVESYAWIPQIGLNWSVAVDGLSMPLVLLAGFITTMATLAAWNVTNKPRLFYFLILVMYSAQIGVFVAQDVLMFFLMWEIELVPVYLLISIWGGQKRRYAATKFILYTAAASIFILISGLAMAFYGDTVTFDLTALGLKHYPKVLAMLAYAGFFIAFAVKLPVFPLHTWLPDAHSEASAPISMILAGVLLKMGGYALIRFNIELLPDAHVYFAPVLAILGIVNIIYGAFAAFGQGNLKRRLAYSSIAHMGFVLIGIASYTDLGIGGAVLQMVSHGLIAACLFFLSGVAYDRTHTLIMEKMGGMAKAMPKVFALFTAASMASLALPGMSGFVGELTIFLGITTSDAYSSAFKTVVIFLAAVGLILTPIYLLSMLRQVFYGKENQELAFESYLGDARPREVAIAMCLLVPIVGIGLYPKIATQTFDVKTVAVASQVRTALSTVVAQQPKTPLYSRLLAAPQLAVTQTSNLAE, from the coding sequence ATGTTTCCCGAACAAGTCCCTTGGCTAAGCATCATCACCCTACTACCGCTAGTAGCCAGCCTAGCCATTCCTTTGATTCCAGACTCTAAAGGCATTGTTCGCTGGTATGCTCTCGGAGTCGGGATTGCAGATTTCTGCATCATGCTCTATGCCTTTTGGCAGCATTTTGATTTACAAAACTCTACATATCAACTCGTCGAAAGCTATGCTTGGATTCCCCAGATTGGTTTAAACTGGTCGGTTGCCGTTGACGGTTTATCCATGCCTCTAGTGTTGCTAGCAGGTTTTATCACCACGATGGCAACATTGGCAGCGTGGAACGTGACAAACAAGCCACGCTTGTTCTACTTCCTAATCTTGGTCATGTACAGCGCCCAAATTGGCGTGTTTGTTGCCCAAGATGTATTGATGTTCTTCTTAATGTGGGAAATCGAGCTAGTCCCTGTATACTTGCTGATCTCCATTTGGGGAGGACAAAAGCGGCGCTACGCTGCCACTAAGTTTATTCTGTATACTGCTGCTGCTTCTATATTTATTCTGATATCTGGTTTAGCAATGGCTTTTTACGGGGATACAGTCACCTTCGATTTGACTGCCCTGGGGCTGAAACACTATCCTAAAGTCTTGGCAATGCTAGCCTATGCGGGATTCTTTATCGCCTTCGCTGTTAAATTGCCAGTATTTCCCCTGCACACTTGGCTACCAGATGCTCACAGTGAAGCATCTGCCCCCATCTCAATGATTTTGGCTGGGGTATTGCTAAAGATGGGTGGTTATGCGCTCATCCGCTTTAATATCGAACTACTACCCGATGCTCACGTTTACTTTGCACCAGTCTTGGCAATATTGGGAATAGTTAACATTATTTACGGTGCTTTTGCTGCCTTCGGTCAAGGTAATCTCAAGCGGCGACTCGCTTATTCTTCCATAGCCCACATGGGTTTTGTCCTGATTGGGATTGCTTCCTACACTGATTTAGGCATTGGCGGCGCAGTATTGCAAATGGTTTCCCACGGTTTAATTGCCGCTTGTTTATTCTTCCTATCGGGAGTAGCTTACGATCGCACCCATACTTTAATCATGGAAAAGATGGGGGGGATGGCGAAAGCAATGCCCAAAGTCTTTGCTTTATTCACTGCCGCTTCAATGGCTTCTTTAGCTTTACCCGGAATGAGCGGATTTGTGGGTGAGTTGACGATATTCCTCGGCATCACCACCAGTGACGCTTACAGTTCTGCGTTTAAAACCGTCGTCATCTTCCTCGCCGCTGTTGGTTTAATTCTGACTCCGATTTACTTGCTGTCCATGTTGCGGCAAGTCTTCTATGGAAAAGAAAATCAGGAATTGGCATTCGAGTCATATTTAGGCGATGCTAGACCGAGAGAAGTTGCGATCGCCATGTGTTTGCTAGTTCCCATCGTCGGTATTGGTTTGTATCCCAAAATTGCTACGCAAACTTTTGATGTCAAGACGGTAGCAGTCGCAAGCCAAGTACGTACCGCCCTGTCTACCGTGGTAGCACAGCAGCCCAAGACTCCTCTATATTCTCGCCTGCTGGCTGCACCTCAGTTAGCCGTGACTCAGACATCAAATTTGGCTGAATAG
- a CDS encoding class I SAM-dependent methyltransferase translates to MSILRLAKDLAKLALPKPLVNQIQSWLALISVTRRKGFSFYLNSPDRFVLEDAIIPYIVKCNEFHKILFVGSDWYTKPYNRYFKNKEYWTIEINPNRKKFGSKRHVVDSLLNLSQHFAPGNFDLIVYNGVFGHGIDSKEATEISFQQCFQCLRPGGMLVFGWNDVTRHKPFPVIEECQNLRQFEPVVFSPLATSQYLVAESSDRHVFNFYQKPLPVVVEMHYDTPLQSISKPPVSKLRDSQSSTRLHQNGHEGLKSFESQ, encoded by the coding sequence ATGAGTATTCTCAGGCTGGCTAAGGATCTTGCTAAACTAGCTCTTCCTAAACCCTTAGTCAATCAAATTCAAAGCTGGTTAGCTCTGATATCTGTCACTAGAAGGAAGGGTTTCAGCTTTTATCTAAACTCTCCCGATCGCTTCGTATTAGAAGATGCAATTATTCCCTACATCGTCAAATGTAATGAATTTCACAAAATACTATTTGTTGGTAGCGACTGGTACACTAAACCGTACAATCGCTATTTCAAAAATAAAGAGTACTGGACGATTGAAATTAATCCGAACAGAAAAAAATTCGGTTCTAAACGACACGTTGTTGACTCGCTATTAAACTTAAGCCAGCATTTTGCCCCTGGTAACTTTGACTTAATAGTTTATAACGGTGTCTTCGGACATGGGATTGATAGTAAAGAAGCAACAGAGATATCGTTTCAGCAATGTTTTCAATGCTTGCGTCCAGGCGGAATGTTAGTGTTTGGCTGGAATGATGTTACCAGACACAAACCTTTCCCTGTGATTGAAGAATGTCAAAACTTGCGACAGTTTGAACCCGTTGTTTTCAGTCCCCTCGCTACTAGCCAGTATCTTGTCGCTGAGAGTAGCGATCGCCATGTATTTAATTTTTATCAGAAGCCTTTACCTGTAGTTGTAGAGATGCATTACGATACACCCCTACAATCTATATCTAAACCACCTGTATCTAAACTACGCGATTCACAATCGTCCACACGTCTCCATCAGAACGGACATGAGGGACTGAAATCGTTTGAAAGCCAGTGA